The following proteins are co-located in the Colletotrichum lupini chromosome 4, complete sequence genome:
- a CDS encoding carboxylesterase has product MDSPEGADVPTTMRVHSLFHIAVPLLATVASAADGPIVDLKYAKYQGTFNSTLNLNIFRGIRYAAPPTGELRWKLPQDPTSSGTNTSNDTVTPATANPPRCPWARRSLQYPKTAAEEAALQNFAFAGDEDCLFLNVFAPAGATALPKPLPVVVWIHGGGYNLDSASSFDFSSQIVTNNNSYVAVVIQYRLGAFGFLSSEELLKGGGVANAGLWDMVHALRWVKTHVGKFGGDPRRVTVAGQSAGAGGALLLAASDVAVGLFDGVIASSPYLTTLPKHDGDRPTRAYKSLAERIGCSANATSSSLLSCLQKADSLTLQNASDWVSTQGRYGQWEWRPVIDGKLISDTLTQELSQGKAGVNGRRVLTSNVADEGPYFTWQNITTQAHFVSFLQSNYPALSGGNVTEVLATYAQKHEAFLTANSKDANNTDPGFSTNGLESPYATTVSDYATGWQQVANNFYAEATFVCPSHWLANAYAAKDGARAWRYQYSVPPAYHGVDIGSGSAVDVLLAPVDTPGTAVTTPLRLGLQNAWGQFITRGEGLVLGGEAGGNATVWAQWKEGGRGVASMLNANMTGGVPVGKVSSFDGMVSLNITSYAPGDAGSPPLEAVFKVVDGDRWEDGRGERCRLLADLSPWLAD; this is encoded by the exons ATGGATTCACCCGAAGGCGCCGATGTCC CTACGACAATGAGAGTCCATTCACTCTTCCACATTGCCGTGCCTCTATTGGCAACCGTAGCTTCGGCCGCGGACGGTCCGATAGTCGACCTGAAATATGCCAAATACCAAGGAACATTCAACTCGACCTTGAACCTCAACATATTCAGAGG GATCCGCTACGCAGCCCCTCCAACAGGCGAACTCCGCTGGAAACTCCCCCAAGACCCAACATCCAGCGGCACAAACACATCCAACGACACCGTCACCCCAGCCACAGCAAACCCGCCGCGATGCCCATGGGCCCGCCGCTCCCTCCAATACCCCAAAACAGCAGCCGAAGAAGCCGCCCTCCAGAATTTCGCCTTCGCCGGCGACGAAGACTGTCTCTTCCTCAACGTCTTTGCCCCGGCCGGCGCCACGGCCCTGCCGAAACCTCTCCCCGTGGTGGTATGGATCCACGGCGGCGGGTATAACCTCGACTCGGCGTCCTCGTTTGACTTTTCTTCGCAAATTGTGACGAATAATAACAGCTATGTGGCGGTCGTGATACAGTACCGTCTGGGCGCGTTTGGGTTCCTTTCGTCGGAGGAGCTTCTGAAAGGCGGCGGGGTCGCGAACGCTGGGTTGTGGGACATGGTCCACGCGTTGAGGTGGGTGAAGACGCATGTGGGCAAGTTTGGAGGGGATCCGAGGAGGGTGACGGTCGCGGGACAGTCTGCTGGCGCGGGAGGGGCGTTGTTGTTGGCCGCAAGTGATGTGGCTGTTGGGTTGTTTGATGGTGTTATTGCGAGCAGTCCGTACTTGACTACTCTGCC GAAACACGACGGCGATAGACCGACGAGAGCATACAAAAGCCTAGCAGAGCGTATAGGCTGCTCTGCAAATGCTACATCCTCATCCCTCCTCTCCTGCCTCCAGAAAGCAGACTCCCTCACGCTTCAGAATGCAAGCGACTGGGTAAGCACCCAAGGCCGCTACGGCCAATGGGAATGGCGGCCCGTCATCGACGGCAAACTCATCAGCGACACCCTCACGCAAGAGTTGTCTCAGGGAAAAGCCGGCGTCAACGGGCGGCGGGTCCTCACCAGCAACGTCGCGGATGAAGGACCGTATTTCACGTGGCAGAATATTACCACCCAGGCACACTTTGTCTCGTTCCTGCAGAGCAACTACCCCGCGCTCTCGGGGGGTAACGTAACGGAAGTCCTCGCGACGTACGCGCAGAAGCACGAGGCATTCTTGACGGCCAACTCAAAGGACGCGAACAACACGGACCCAGGCTTCAGCACCAACGGCCTCGAATCACCGTACGCGACGACGGTGTCAGACTACGCTACGGGCTGGCAGCAGGTCGCCAACAACTTCTATGCCGAAGCGACGTTCGTGTGTCCCTCGCACTGGCTCGCGAACGCGTACGCCGCCAAGGATGGGGCGAGAGCGTGGCGGTATCAGTATAGTGTTCCGCCGGCGTACCACGGCGTTGATATTGGTTCTGGGTCGGCTGTTGATGTGTTGCTTGCGCCGGTGGACACGCCTGGGACGGCGGTCACGACACCTTTGCGGCTGGGGTTGCAGAATGCTTGGGGGCAGTTTATCACGCGCGGGGAGGGGTTGGTTCTTGGTGGCGAGGCTGGAGGAAACGCGACGGTGTGGGCGCAGTGGAAGGAGGGTGGGAGGGGCGTTGCGAGTATGTTGAATGCCAATATGACTGGCGGTGTACCGGTTGGTAAGGTGTCTTCGTTTGATGGGATGGTGAGTCTGAATATTACCAGCTATGCGCCTGGGGATGCTGGCAGTCCGCCGCTGGAGGCTGTGTTCAAGGTCGTTGATGGGGATAGGTGGGAAGATGGACGGGGAGAGAGGTGTCGGTTGTTGGCGGATTTGAGCCCTTGGCTGGCTGATTGA
- a CDS encoding vault protein inter-alpha-trypsin, with protein MLFGRPRPSGGPGLFGVQPTYQHICGLYYIDPHRHQKHARQYLPTLSQSVHARIIASTSRTTLTQNFVNPSSTAPIPELRYTFPLYDGVSVVAFTCTINNDRVIRGVVQEKTAARKTYNQAVSKGQTAGLLEQLPDASDVFTTTIGNVPAGAQIAVEIEYLGELKHDAEVDGIRFTIPTSIAPRYGAFPGELLAKPTNFSAEDGIRIVVDAQVPAGSFIKSIQSPSHPISVSIGSTSTMRANATPSLQLASATLSLGTAQLERDFIVQVIATNTSNPVAVLETHPAIPHQQALMATLVPKFKIAATKPEVVFICDRSGSMEGNKMQDLKNALRVFMKSLPVGSMFNICSFGSRHDFLFPKSVIYDQNTMETAMRHIDTFSANYGGTQIYNPIESTFKRRHIDLDLEAFVLTDGEVWDQDRLFGMVNRMVSESKGAIRLFTLGVGSGVSHSLIEGLARAGNGFSQSVSEGEKMSGKVVRMLKGALTPHINDYTLEVKYADAESETEPEDDFDIIEPEDAAREKTADGKESGNPAKPISLFDTSADDDVDMEDAQAQGDGSGLERYSHIPTVKPPKILQAPFQIPPLFPFSRTTVYLLLSPDRELRSKTPEALVLRGTSSQGPLELQIPITLLDDKAETIHQLAARKAVKELEEGRGWIYHAKGKDGNLLEAQNPGRFPSMVEREAVRLGVQFQVGGKWCSFVAVEQNDTPNIPAANTEQVNPEQAKPGAQNLFSNLQRGPDPRLGGRGGMVSRSRSRAPDDGQNSSLLFGAASPTSTRASEFGMSTSTASSTPFPPPTGGSLFGGLGSSPPQQQQRPTAPTAFHQPPGSLFGHPVAPAPSSTSAAGGLFGASSSVTGAFGAVPTAGGSRLFGGPSGGLFGHPKASAKPSPASISPFGSRSSATGAFGASPASARQAGESLFGGTGSGGGLFGQPTAANSVSSVPQTGGLFGSAPHRSASDESTSSVPQVGGLFGSVSQESAGDQSISYETECLFGSSSVAPQWSDSGEPPIVQAAALAPPTAQVDAALLDQYCREMSEAASMPLPGEDPDDDWENETPSAAAPVVKSTLDLSMKKKKFKKGQDSPNIVLPGYDNFSSPTDPFSAIVSLQNFNGSWDSSKEIFNIIGTTLEAVKNALRSLGIDDEGVMSTSAVVAYLRKVLPEERDSWEMLEEKAVAWLEGELGEEKAQKVLAIAEGLY; from the coding sequence ATGCTCTTCGGTCGACCCCGCCCCAGTGGCGGACCCGGTCTGTTTGGGGTCCAGCCTACATATCAACACATTTGCGGTCTCTACTACATCGACCCGCATCGGCATCAGAAACATGCGCGGCAATATCTTCCCACACTTTCACAGTCGGTGCACGCTCGCATCATTGCATCGACATCTCGGACAACTCTCACCCAGAATTTTGTCAACCCCTCATCGACGGCACCCATCCCCGAGCTTCGCTACACCTTTCCCCTCTATGACGGCGTGTCCGTAGTTGCTTTTACCTGCACCATCAACAACGATCGTGTCATTCGTGGCGTTGTCCAAGAGAAGACTGCTGCTCGCAAGACATACAACCAAGCTGTTTCCAAGGGCCAAACTGCTGGTCTCTTGGAGCAACTCCCTGATGCGAGCGATGTCTTCACCACCACCATTGGCAACGTGCCCGCTGGCGCCCAGATTGCCGTCGAGATTGAATACCTCGGCGAGTTGAAGCACGATGCCGAAGTTGACGGCATCAGGTTCACCATTCCCACTTCTATTGCCCCGCGATATGGCGCTTTTCCCGGCGAGTTACTGGCCAAGCCCACCAATTTCTCTGCAGAGGACGGTATTCGCATAGTAGTTGATGCCCAAGTGCCGGCTGGAAGCTTCATCAAGTCGATCCAGTCGCCTTCACATCCCATTTCTGTCTCTATCGGCTCAACGTCCACCATGCGCGCCAACGCTACACCATCTCTCCAGCTTGCGAGTGCCACTCTCTCTCTAGGCACTGCTCAACTGGAACGCGACTTCATTGTCCAGGTCATCGCGACAAACACCTCCAACCCCGTTGCTGTTCTCGAGACGCACCCCGCCATCCCTCATCAGCAGGCCCTCATGGCCACCCTTGTGCCCAAGTTCAAGATTGCCGCCACCAAGCCCGAAGTTGTCTTTATCTGTGATCGCTCTGGTTCTATGGAAGGAAACAAAATGCAAGATCTCAAGAATGCTCTTAGAGTCTTTATGAAATCTCTACCTGTCGGTTCCATGTTCAACATCTGTAGCTTTGGCTCCAGGCATGATTTCTTGTTCCCAAAGTCCGTCATATATGACCAGAACACCATGGAAACTGCCATGCGACACATTGACACTTTTTCCGCCAACTACGGAGGCACCCAGATCTATAACCCCATCGAGTCAACTTTCAAGCGACGCCACATCGATCTTGATCTTGAGGCTTTCGTCCTCACCGACGGCGAGGTTTGGGACCAAGATCGCCTCTTCGGCATGGTGAACAGAATGGTTAGTGAATCCAAGGGCGCCATTCGTCTCTTTACCCTCGGTGTCGGCAGCGGTGTCAGCCACTCTCTTATTGAAGGCCTCGCTCGAGCTGGCAATGGCTTCTCGCAATCTGTCTCCGAGGGAGAGAAAATGTCTGGCAAAGTCGTCCGCATGCTCAAGGGAGCTCTCACTCCCCATATCAACGACTATACCCTCGAGGTCAAATATGCCGATGCCGAGTCTGAGACGGAGCCTGAAGATGACTTTGATATCATTGAACCCGAAGATGCGGCTCGCGAGAAGACAGCCGATGGCAAAGAATCCGGAAATCCCGCCAAGCCGATTTCCCTCTTTGACACCAGTGCAGACGACGATGTTGACATGGAGGATGCCCAAGCTCAAGGCGACGGCTCGGGCCTGGAGCGGTACTCACACATTCCGACAGTCAAGCCTCCCAAGATCCTTCAAGCTCCCTTCCAGATCCCGCCTCTTTTCCCTTTCAGCCGCACTACTGTCTATCTCTTGCTTTCTCCCGACAGAGAGCTGAGATCCAAGACTCCGGAGGCTCTAGTCCTGCGCGGCACCTCATCCCAGGGTCCCTTGGAGCTCCAAATCCCCATCACCCTACTTGACGATAAGGCCGAGACGATTCATCAGCTCGCCGCTCGCAAGGCTGTTAAGGAACTAGAAGAAGGCCGTGGCTGGATCTATCACGCCAAGGGTAAAGATGGCAATCTTCTAGAAGCGCAGAATCCCGGCCGTTTCCCCAGCATGGTTGAGCGAGAGGCCGTCCGACTTGGCGTCCAGTTCCAGGTGGGAGGCAAATGGTGCTCCTTTGTTGCTGTTGAGCAGAACGACACTCCAAACATCCCCGCCGCCAATACAGAGCAGGTTAACCCAGAGCAGGCCAAACCTGGAGCGCAGAATCTGTTCTCGAATCTCCAGAGGGGGCCAGATCCTAGATTAGGTGGTCGGGGAGGCATGGTTTCCCGATCACGGTCCCGAGCTCCTGATGATGGTCAAAACTCATCACTGTTATTCGGCGCCGCTTCCCCAACATCAACACGCGCATCAGAGTTCGGTATGTCAACCTCAACGGCTTCCTCAACCCCATTTCCACCACCCACCGGCGGTTCGTTGTTCGGCGGATTAGGTTCTTCCCCTccccagcaacagcaacgcCCGACAGCGCCTACGGCCTTCCACCAGCCCCCTGGATCCTTATTCGGCCACCCTGTAGCCCCTGCCCCGTCGTCTACCTCAGCTGCCGGTGGCCTCTTTGGTGCAAGTTCGTCTGTCACTGGTGCCTTTGGTGCTGTCCCGACCGCTGGAGGATCTCGACTCTTTGGTGGACCTAGCGGGGGCTTGTTTGGACATCCCAAGGCTTCTGCGAAACCCAGTCCAGCTTCCATCAGCCCGTTTGGCTCACGTTCTTCTGCCACTGGTGCATTCGGCGCATCACCAGCGAGTGCAAGACAAGCTGGAGAATCTCTCTTTGGTGGAACTGGATCTGGTGGAGGTTTGTTTGGTCAACCCACGGCTGCCAATTCTGTCTCTTCCGTGCCCCAGACTGGAGGTCTGTTTGGTAGCGCTCCTCATCGGTCTGCCAGTGACGAGTCTACATCCTCCGTTCCACAAGTTGGAGGTCTCTTTGGCAGTGTATCTCAGGAGTCTGCCGGTGACCAGTCCATTTCCTATGAGACTGAATGTCTCTTTGGCAGCTCAAGCGTAGCTCCCCAATGGTCTGACAGCGGAGAGCCTCCCATCGTCCAAGCTGCCGCGCTGGCCCCTCCCACGGCCCAGGTTGATGCCGCTCTGCTGGATCAATACTGCCGGGAGATGTCTGAAGCTGCAAGCATGCCCCTCCCCGGTGAAGATCCTGATGATGATTGGGAAAATGAGACTCCTTCAGCCGCTGCTCCTGTTGTGAAGTCTACTCTTGACCTGTcgatgaagaagaaaaagttcAAAAAGGGCCAAGATTCTCCCAACATTGTGCTACCGGGATACGACAACTTCTCATCACCTACCGATCCGTTCTCTGCCATAGTATCGCTCCAGAACTTCAACGGTAGTTGGGACTCTTCGAAGGAAATCTTCAACATCATTGGCACTACTTTGGAGGCGGTGAAGAACGCTCTGCGCTCGCTTGGTATTGATGACGAGGGAGTTATGTCTACCTCTGCAGTCGTTGCCTACCTGCGCAAGGTCCTTCCAGAGGAGCGGGACAGCTGGGAGATGCTGGAGGAGAAGGCGGTTGCTTGGCTCGAGGGGGAGTTGGGCGAAGAGAAGGCCCAGAAGGTTTTGGCTATTGCCGAGGGTCTCTATTGA
- a CDS encoding glycolate oxidase — MAFRGLTRCRALTSGTARRAPFRSIGPGTSSSRAKFFRSAHTGPQSRRSGKLIPLQLLVLGAIPLFAGYLIGRSSTSGPAAEGQAKLSHVDFASRKEMVKAAREISNALDEGAVSFDEDEIEVHGHSDWSTSNSSGRPVAIVYPKTTEDVSQIAKICNKYNVPMVPFGAGSSVEGSFSSPYSGICIDFVHMDKIIAFHPDDMDVVVQPGVNWVTLNKEIQSSGLFLPLDPSPTAFIGGMVSTNCSGTNAFRYGTMKDWVVNLTVVLADGRIIKTRRRPRKNSAGYNLTSLFVGAEGTLGIVTEATVKLAVMPADTSVAVVSFGTIEEAARAATGLIRSGVPLGALELLDEVQMEVINRHGSEAVRKTAWDESPTLFLKFAGTTDGIKGDVARVKEIVQPFKPRKVFFARNKQEEADLWAARKEALWTMTSIKPEGYSLWSTDVAVPISRLAEIITLSKEDSGKLGLFASVIGHVGDGNFHQAVMYDPKNEEQRASVAKCVHDMMGRALEMEGTVSGEHAIGIGKKDCLVDELGVDAIDFMRTLKQAVDPKWIMNPGKVFDLPSNSKAVAAS, encoded by the exons ATGGCGTTCCGCGGACTCACTCGCTGTCGCGCTCTGACGAGCGGCACCGCTAGACGCGCGCCATTCCGGTCGATTGGTCCAGGAACCAGTTCATCAAGAGCCAAGTTCTTCCGATCAGCTCACACAGGGCCACAATCCAGGAGAAGCGGTAAACTCATACCTCTCCAACTCTTGGTTCTCGGCGCCATTCCGCTCTTTGCCGGATACCTCATCGGCCGATCTAGCACCTCGGGACCGGCCGCCGAGGGACAAGCGAAGCTATCCCATGTGGATTTCGCGAGCCGGAAGGAAATGGTAAAG GCGGCTCGGGAGATCTCCAACGCTCTGGATGAAGGGGCGGTCAGCTTCGATGAAGATGAGATTGAGGTGCATGGCCACTCTGACTGGTCTACGTCCAACTCAAGCGGTCGCCCTGTGGCTATCGTCTACCCCAAGACCACTGAGGATGTTTCGCAGATAGCCAAGATTTGCAACAAGTACAACGTGCCTATGG TGCCTTTCGGCGCTGGATCTTCCGTCGAGGGAAGCTTCTCATCGCCGTACAGCGGAATCTGCATTGACTTTGTGCACATGGACAAGATCATTGCTTTCCATCCTGACGA CATGGACGTCGTTGTCCAACCAGGCGTAAACTGGGTAACCCTCAACAAAGAGATTCAATCCTCAGGCCTCTTTCTCCCGCTTGACCCTTCCCCCACAGCCTTCATCGGCGGCATGGTCTCAACAAACTGTAGCGGCACAAACGCCTTCCGCTACGGCACGATGAAGGACTGGGTCGTCAACCTGACCGTCGTCCTCGCCGATGGGCGCATCATTAAGACGCGTCGGCGGCCGCGCAAGAACTCGGCCGGGTATAACCTGACGAGCCTATTTGTTGGCGCCGAGGGCACGTTGGGGATCGTGACGGAGGCGACTGTGAAGCTGGCTGTCATGCCAGCAGATACGAGTGTCGCCGTTGTGTCGTTTGGGACGATTGAGGAGGCGGCGAGGGCGGCGACGGGGTTGATCAGGAGCGGGGTGCCGCTTGGGGCGTTGGAGCTTTTGGATGAGGTGCAGATggaggtaattaatcggcATGGGAGTGAGGCTGTTAGGAAGACTGCATGGGATGAAAGTCCGACGTTGTTTTTGAA ATTCGCCGGGACCACCGATGGTATCAAGGGGGATGTTGCTAGGGTCAAAGAGATTGTGCAGCCGTTTAAGCCCCGCAAGGTCTTCTTCGCCAGAAACAAGCAGGAAGAAGCCGATCTATGGGCCGCGAGAAAGGAAGCTCTTTGGACAATGACGTCGATCAAGCCAGAGGGGTACTCTCTCTGGTCTACGGATGTGGCTGTGCCGATCTCGAGATTGGCCGAGATAATCA CATTGTCGAAAGAAGACTCTGGAAAGCTCGGTCTCTTTGCGAGCGTCATTGGACATGTCGGAGACGGCAATTTCCACCAGGCGGTCATGTATGACCCGAAGAACGAGGAGCAGCGGGCTTCGGTTGCCAAGTGTGTTCATGATATGATGGGCAGAGCATTGGAGATGGAGGGTACTGTCTCA GGAGAACATGCCATCGGCATCGGGAAGAAAGATTGTCTTGTTGATGAGCTCGGCGTTGATGCTATTGATTTCATGAGGACGTTGAAGCAGGCAGTGGATCCAAA ATGGATTATGAATCCTGGCAAGGTGTTCGACCTCCCGAGCAACTCGAAAGCTGTTGCTGCATCATGA
- a CDS encoding epoxide hydrolase: protein MAHGFGNLPNGVVKTPEKFTLNVPDQSVDEFLQLLKLSKIGPETWYNKQEDGQFGVSRKWLIDAKEAWLNFDWRKQEARINSVPNFKAKVEDADLGTLDIHFAALFSNKKDATPVIFMHGWPGSFLEFFPMIDLLVSKYTPDTLPYHVIVPSLPGYGLSAGSIPLEKETQQEAVARSLHQLMLDLGFGSGYAAQGGDVGSFMARIMSGYKECKAFHLNMLMPTPEDAASGTDGLTSKELEQTGRMLKWRSTGMSYALEHGLRPATIGLVLSASPLALLAWIGEKYIEWVDSRYPLQLETILELVSLYWYTDTFPRSIYPYRPLAKAMSSEGGGTTIPTSKETPLGYSCFPAEIGLMPKAWAEKSFPNLTQYRTHEKGGHFAALEQPALLLQDVEDFLASLKAASKL, encoded by the exons ATGGCCCATGGATTCGGAAACCTGCCCAACGGAGTCGTAAAGACTCCGGAGAAGTTCACCCTCAATGTGCCAGACCAGAGCGTGGATGAGTTCCTGCAGCTACTCAAGCTATCAAAGATCGGACCGGAGACATGGTACAACAAGCAAGAAGACGGCCAATTCGGCGTATCTCGCAAATGGCTCATTGACGCCAAAGAAGCCTGGTTGAACTTTGACTGGCGCAAACAAGAGGCTCGCATCAACTCCGTACCTAACTTCAAAGCTAAAGTCGAGGATGCGGATCTTGGAACGTTGGACATCCACTTCGCCGCGCTGTTCTCCAACAAGAAGGACGCAACACCAGTTATCTTCATGCATGGCTGGCCCGGCTCTTTCCTCGAGTTCTTCCCCATGATCGATTTGCTCGTGAGCAAGTACACCCCCGATACACTGCCGTACCATGTCATCGTGCCGTCTCTCCCGGGCTATGGACTCTCTGCTGGCTCGATTCCGCTTGAGAAAGAGACTCAACAGGAGGCTGTCGCGCGCAGTCTGCATCAGCTGATGCTTGATCTTGGGTTCGGCAGCGGGTATGCTGCTCAAGGCGGTGACGTAGGAAGTTTCATGGCTAGAATTATGTCTGGCTACAAGGAGTGCAAGGCATTTCACT tgaACATGTTGATGCCTACCCCTGAGGATGCTGCTAGTGGCACCGACGGATTGACATCTAAAGAACTGGAACAGACTGGCAGGATGTTGAAATGGCGCTCAACTGGAATGTCGTATGCCCTAGAGCACGGCCTTCGACCAGCAACCATCGGCTTGGTATTGTCAGCGAGTCCGCTGGCGTTGTTGGCTTG GATTGGCGAAAAGTACATCGAGTGGGTGGACTCGCGTTACCCGCTTCAGCTGGAGACCATCCTCGAGCTCGTGAGCCTGTACTGGTACACGGACACGTTCCCAAGGAGTATCTACCCGTATCGGCCATTGGCCAAGGCCATGTCTAGTGAAGGCGGTGGCACAACGATTCCTACTTCGAAGGAAACGCCGTTGGGATACTCGTGCTTCCCAGCCGAAATTGGCCTGATGCCAAAGGCGTGGGCAGAAAAGTCATTCCCCAATCTCACGCAGTATCGCACGCATGAGAAG GGAGGACATTTTGCGGCGCTTGAGCAGCCAGCATTGCTGCTGCAAGATGTGGAGGATTTCCTGGCTTCTCTCAAAGCCGCTTCCAAGCTCTGA
- a CDS encoding short-chain dehydrogenase, with product MSRFEINEKDLVGLKDKVVLVTGGSSGIGLGTVNLLLSLGARVTNVDLSLPKASEPSNPSPVESRLTFEPCNVCDWQALLGVFARTAEREGRIDAVFANAGVGARTRFIDDEIDPTDGELKAPDLSCVETNLFSVISTVKLAVHHMRKQETGGSIVLTASVSSWSRFKAVDYTTSKHAVLGLMRSLIPHLEELPVLIRLNSLAPNWTKSGIVNEEMVSLTGLALNTPEHVALSAALLMNDNNRNGEVIFIDGGKYWEIEESLGGAGVGSFVGSSLPIGSDQGTDWDRYLEFSRRMNLALKGLQ from the exons ATGTCGCGCTTCGAGATCAACGAAAAAGACCTCGTCGGTCTCAAAGACAAGGTTGTCTTAGTGACAG GCGGATCCTCGGGTATCGGCCTGGGAACGGTCAACCTTCTTCTCTCTCTGGGTGCGCGAGTTACCAATGTCGATCTAAGTCTTCCCAAAGCTTCGGAGCCTAGCAATCCGTCTCCAGTGGAGTCTCGTCTAACCTTCGAGCCGTGCAATGTTTGCGATTGGCAAGCTCTTCTTGGCGTATTTGCGCGAACCGCAGAGCGAGAAGGTCGCATTGACGCTGTCTTCGCGAATGCCG GAGTTGGAGCCCGGACCCGGTTTATCGACGACGAGATCGATCCTACTGATGGAGAGTTGAAGGCACCAGACCTGAGTTGCGTCGAGACGAACCTTTTTAGCGTCATTTCAACAGTCAAGCTCGCTGTTCACCACATGCGCAAACAGGAGACCGGAGGCAGCATTGTTCTCACTGCATCTGTCAGCTCTTGGTCAAGATTCAAAGCTGTTGATTATA CCACGTCTAAGCATGCTGTGCTTGGTCTTATGCGCAGTCTTATTCCGCATCTAGAAGAGCTCCCTGTTCTCATCAGACTCAATTCTCTCGCTCCAAACTGGACTAAGTCCGGTATTGTCAACGAGGAGATGGTGTCTCTCACGGGACTCGCTCTGAATACGCCTGAACATGTGGCTCTATCGGCTGCTTTACTCATGAATGACAACAACAGAAATGGAGAGGTTATTTTCATCGACGGCGGGAAATACTGGGAGATTGAAGAATCTCTGGGCGGAGCTGGGGTCGGTAGCTTCGTTGGATCCTCACTGCCGATCGGTAGCGACCAAGGAACGGACTGGGACCGCTACCTGGAGTTTTCCAGGAGGATGAATTTAGCTCTGAAGGGTCTTCAATGA
- a CDS encoding oxalate decarboxylase family bicupin, which translates to TPFPFSAASSPLGTSHTSSPVASIPITTKSWPSMHLTQPTAAKLLLLWASASELCSAAPHFDSPRERLLRGMDIPASYKKKSTSNPYVPGFRDPNDGAVDSVGDGLDPLPYRNGLGASVLGPWNSERSRQNPDMVRPPSTDKGNMPNMRWSFADSHIRIEEGGWTRQTTVRELSTSVELAGVNMRLGEGVIRELHWHKEAEWAYVLDGEVRVTALDYEGGNFIDDLKKGDLWYFPSGVPHSLQGLSPNGTEFLLIFDDGRFSEESTFILSDWLAHTPKSVIAENFHLEPEVFKHLPEGEKYIFQGTLPGPIDEERPKGKHAKKSRFNFTHRMLDQEPEQTSGGEVRITDSKNFPISKTVAAAHLTIQPGALREMHWHPNADEWSFFIKGRARITIFAAEGTARTFDYVPGDVGIVPKNMGHFVENIGDEPIEMLEIFRADEFRDFSLFQWMGETPKKLVIDHLFKDDKENGEKFWNQVKEAEKDPITKFHKDTSSSQSERVEEL; encoded by the exons ACTCCATTCCCATTCTCTGCTGCGAGCTCCCCTCTTGGCACATCGCATACCTCCAGTCCCGTCGCATCGATCCCCATCACCACGAAATCTTGGCCCAGCATGCATCTCACCCAACCCACGGCAGCCAAGCTGTTGCTTCTCTGGGCGTCAGCCAGCGAGCTGTGCTCGGCGGCACCGCACTTTGACAGCCCCCGTGAGCGTCTCCTCCGGGGCATGGACATCCCCGCGAGCtacaagaagaagagcacCAGCAACCCGTACGTTCCGGGCTTCAGGGATCCCAATGACGGCGCCGTCGACTCGGTCGGCGACGGCCTCGACCCGCTTCCCTACCGCAATGGGCTCGGCGCCTCAGTGCTGGGGCCCTGGAACAGCGAGCGCTCGCGCCAGAACCCGGATATGGTGCGGCCGCCTTCAACGGACAAGGGAAACATGCCCAACATGCGCTGGAGTTTCGCGGATTCGCATATTCGAATTGAG GAAGGCGGATGGACCCGACAGACAACTGTCCGTGAGCTGTCCACCAGCGTCGAGCTCGCCGGTGTGAACATGCGTCTTGGGGAGGGCGTCATTCGGGAGCTTCACTGGCACAAGGAGGCCGAATGGGCGTACGTCTTGGACGGCGAAGTTCGCGTTACAGCGCTCGACTACGAGGGCGGTAACTTTATCGACGATCTCAAGAAGGGCG ACCTCTGGTACTTCCCGTCAGGCGTCCCTCACTCCCTGCAAGGACTGAGTCCCAATGGCACCGAGTTCCTCCTCATCTTTGACGATGGCCGTTTCTCTGAGGAATCGACCTTTATCCTGTCAGACTGGCTCGCGCACACGCCCAAGTCAGTCATTGCCGAAAACTTCCACCTCGAGCCCGAAGTCTTCAAGCACCTCCCCGAAGGCGAGAAATATATCTTCCAGGGCACGCTCCCGGGCCCCATCGATGAGGAGCGGCCCAAGGGCAAGCACGCCAAGAAGTCCCGCTTCAACTTTACTCACAGGATGCTGGACCAGGAGCCCGAGCAGACGTCGGGTGGCGAGGTCCGCATCACCGACTCCAAGAACTTCCCCATCTCTAAGACT GTTGCTGCTGCCCACCTCACGATCCAGCCTGGCGCGCTACGCGAGATGCACTGGCATCCCAATGCTGACGAGTGGTCCTTTTTCATCAAGGGTCGAGCCCGTATTACCATCTTCGCGGCTGAGGGCACTGCCCGCACTTTCGATTACGTCCCCGGCGATGTCGGTATTGTACCTAAGAACATGGGTCACTTTGTTGAGAATATCGGCGATGAGCCCATTGAGATGCTCGAGATTTTCCGGGCTGATGAGTTCCGCGATTTCTCTCTCTTCCAGTGGATGGGTGAGACACCCAAGAAGCTGGTGATTGATCACTTGTTCAAGGACGATAAGGAGAATGGTGAGAAGTTTTGGAACCAGGTGAAGGAGGCCGAGAAGGATCCCATCACCAAATTCCATAAGGATACGAGTTCCTCGCAGTCGGAGAGAGTGGAAGAGTTGTAA